A single Candidatus Thermoplasmatota archaeon DNA region contains:
- a CDS encoding TATA-box-binding protein has protein sequence MNAIEIKPRVENIVASTQFAKELDLDTVAEKLTGSEYDPESFPGLIYRISDPKTAILLFRSGKANCTGGKSLEEVRRAIRKVAELLNKSGIPVNPDPEFTVQNMVAIYDVGCALNLVNLTISLGLEDIEYEPEQFPGLVYRVRDPKVVCLLFGSGKMVITGAKNEKDIERAVDRVVQTIRQSGLLSLCNGNSD, from the coding sequence ATGAATGCAATCGAAATCAAACCACGAGTAGAGAATATTGTGGCTTCGACGCAATTCGCGAAAGAACTTGATCTTGACACAGTCGCCGAGAAACTCACAGGGTCAGAATACGATCCTGAGAGCTTCCCTGGCCTTATTTATCGGATCAGCGACCCGAAGACTGCAATTCTCCTTTTCAGAAGCGGGAAGGCTAATTGCACTGGCGGTAAGAGTCTAGAAGAAGTCCGAAGAGCAATACGAAAGGTCGCTGAGCTTCTGAATAAATCAGGCATCCCCGTCAATCCAGATCCCGAGTTCACCGTGCAAAATATGGTCGCAATATACGATGTCGGCTGCGCTTTGAATCTGGTAAATCTGACAATATCCTTGGGCCTTGAAGATATAGAGTATGAGCCAGAACAATTTCCAGGCCTTGTCTATAGAGTGAGAGATCCCAAGGTTGTCTGCCTCTTGTTCGGCTCTGGGAAGATGGTGATCACGGGGGCAAAGAATGAAAAGGATATTGAACGAGCTGTAGATAGGGTCGTCCAGACTATCCGCCAATCCGGACTTCTCTCACTCTGCAACGGGAATTCAGATTGA
- a CDS encoding ACT domain-containing protein: MEQEFSVKLPNKPGEIARLTEKLHEANINIRAISTEAHAEVARLVSADPEKTRETLEKAEMQFSVRNVLVVKLEDKPGELARVTRILANEGINLDAAYMFDKDSKHVHVALAVSDEEKARNVLKL, translated from the coding sequence ATGGAGCAAGAGTTTAGCGTCAAGCTGCCCAACAAGCCAGGAGAGATCGCTCGATTGACGGAGAAGCTGCATGAGGCAAACATAAACATAAGAGCCATTTCGACCGAGGCCCATGCCGAGGTCGCGCGCCTTGTGAGTGCGGATCCCGAGAAGACCAGGGAGACACTAGAGAAGGCGGAAATGCAGTTCTCTGTGAGGAACGTCCTCGTGGTAAAGCTGGAGGACAAGCCCGGCGAACTCGCGCGGGTCACAAGGATCTTGGCGAATGAGGGCATAAACCTCGACGCGGCATACATGTTCGACAAAGACTCGAAGCACGTCCATGTAGCGCTTGCCGTGAGCGATGAGGAAAAGGCTAGGAACGTGCTGAAGCTTTGA